The Candidatus Hydrogenedentota bacterium genomic sequence CGGGATGCGACCGACGAGGGTTCTTGGGAACGCAGTAACTTAGGCGCACCTGGAGGGTAATTCAATGAAGGCTATGTCAAAGAAGTCCGGTTTCACGTTGATCGAGTTGATGATTGTGGTCGCCATTATCGCGATCATCGCGGCTATCGCCATTCCCAACCTGCTCCG encodes the following:
- a CDS encoding prepilin-type N-terminal cleavage/methylation domain-containing protein, yielding MSKKSGFTLIELMIVVAIIAIIAAIAIPNLLR